In a genomic window of Sardina pilchardus chromosome 20, fSarPil1.1, whole genome shotgun sequence:
- the kcnk17 gene encoding potassium channel subfamily K member 17, whose product MQFVPRLPSILLLGVVYVAYVLIGGAVFWRLEGELVEQNQALLREQKSRLLQRLTCLDIQGLEEVGQLIQSASKYGLSLKSNSTADGFWKFTSSSVFAATVVTTIGYGNISPNTMYGQIFCVFFALFGIPLNVVVLNKIGKYMLSIERRLCDFIAKKTERKRCVEVLIHSLSFATMAMLYFVAPVLVVQRYEGWSYAEAVYYCFITLSTIGFGDYVADDDPDRYYPEWYGPIMGAWIFFGLAWLALLVNHSIDLLERFNGYMKERREGIASSSEGSQQEQTQAPEEKS is encoded by the exons ATGCAGTTTGTTCCGAGGCTACCCTCCATCCTTCTGCTGGGTGTGGTGTATGTGGCCTATGTGTTGATTGGTGGTGCCGTGTTCTGGAGACTGGAGGGGGAACTGGTGGAACAGAACCAAGCTCTGCTCAGAGAACAGAAGAGCAGATTGCTGCAGAGACTCACCTGCTTGGACATCCAGGGCCTTGAGGAAGTGGGTCAG TTAATCCAATCAGCATCTAAGTATGGCCTTAGTCTGAAGAGCAACTCCACCGCTGATGGCTTCTGGAAGTTTACAAGTTCCTCGGTCTTCGCTGCCACTGTTGTCACCACAATCG GTTATGGAAATATCAGTCCCAACACAATGTATGGACAGATCTTCTGTGTTTTCTTTGCTTTGTTTGGGATACCTCTTAATGTGGTGGTCCTCAACAAAATTGGCAAATACATGCTGTCCATTGAGAGAAGACTCTGTGACTTCATTGCGAAGAAGACCGAACGCAAA AGGTGTGTGGAGGTACTAATCCACAGTCTCTCGTTCGCCACTATGGCAATGCTGTATTTTGTGGCCCCTGTGCTGGTTGTCCAGAGGTATGAAGGCTGGTCCTATGCCGAAGCAGTCTACTACTGTTTCATCACTCTCAGCACCATTGGCTTTGGAGACTATGTTGCTG ATGACGATCCTGACCGCTATTACCCAGAGTGGTATGGACCCATCATGGGAGCCTGGATATTCTTTGGCCTCGCTTGGCTTGCCCTTCTCGTCAATCACAGCATTGACCTCCTTGAACGATTTAATGGCTACATGAAAGAGAGGCGAGAGGGTATAGCTTCATCGTCAGAGGGCAGCCAGCAAGAACAGACCCAGGCACCAGAAGAAAAGTCCTAA